The following are encoded in a window of Pseudalgibacter alginicilyticus genomic DNA:
- a CDS encoding PKD domain-containing protein — protein MKKLTFLCYLIAVSLFLNCGSDDESLNSNGGIVVDFSFTNDGNLFEFTNLSEGATSYRWDLGDLSFYCEKENPTYRYTKIGGEINVTLTAMNDAGEESHITKTISAPEVYNIDIEIDGDFDDWKNVEFIYDESASGSGSMQKIKMYGGGDNLNVYIEGNTLMQMELVDIYINSDGDSSTGFLSWQWPEGSGAEYLFEGPLLSNSWGAFYQHTDPNGGWGWSALAGSGANMYSSGIVNLDAETNAIEFSIPKTQLGAIGSSVSLAISELTIGWAAVATFPEVTSTSSFVSYDLPEESYTSCQ, from the coding sequence ATGAAGAAATTAACATTTTTATGCTATCTAATCGCAGTTTCATTGTTTTTAAACTGTGGTTCGGATGATGAGTCTTTAAACTCTAATGGAGGTATTGTAGTAGATTTTTCATTTACTAACGACGGAAATTTATTTGAATTTACAAATCTTTCAGAAGGAGCTACCTCTTATAGGTGGGATTTAGGAGATTTAAGTTTTTATTGCGAAAAAGAAAATCCAACTTATAGATATACTAAAATTGGAGGAGAAATTAATGTGACTCTTACTGCCATGAATGATGCAGGTGAAGAATCCCATATTACAAAAACAATTTCGGCTCCAGAAGTATATAATATTGATATTGAAATTGATGGTGATTTTGATGATTGGAAAAATGTCGAATTCATATATGATGAAAGTGCTTCGGGGTCAGGTTCTATGCAAAAAATTAAAATGTATGGAGGTGGAGATAACCTGAATGTTTATATAGAGGGTAATACTTTAATGCAAATGGAATTAGTTGATATTTATATTAATTCTGATGGAGATTCGTCAACAGGGTTTTTAAGCTGGCAATGGCCTGAAGGTTCTGGTGCAGAATATTTATTTGAGGGACCTTTATTAAGTAATTCTTGGGGGGCTTTTTATCAACATACAGATCCAAATGGAGGCTGGGGATGGTCTGCATTAGCAGGTTCTGGAGCCAATATGTATTCATCAGGTATTGTAAATTTAGATGCAGAAACGAATGCTATTGAATTTAGTATTCCAAAAACTCAATTAGGTGCTATTGGTAGTAGTGTTAGTCTTGCTATTTCAGAGTTAACTATTGGTTGGGCAGCAGTTGCTACGTTTCCTGAAGTAACTAGTACAAGTAGTTTTGTGTCTTATGACCTTCCTGAGGAGTCTTACACTTCTTGCCAG
- a CDS encoding Gfo/Idh/MocA family protein — MDTRRNFIKKAAIMGTGVTLLPSFTFGKGNVRNADKLKIGFIGVGLRGTNHLQNLLLRDDVNITAICDIDPKRTDLAVKLITEKGFKKPLIFGKDDYDYKNLLALDDVDAVVISTPWLWHTRMAKDTMRAGKYTGLEVSAANTMEECWDLVNVHEQTGTHLMLLENVNYRRDIMAVLNMVKQNVFGELIHFRCGYQHDLRHVKFNDGKTAYGPGVEFGEKGISESAWRTQHSVLRNADVYPTHGIGPIAAMCDINRGNRFMTLTSTATKAVGLHNYIVKHGGENHPNAKVKFKLGDVITSTIETTNGESIIVTHDTNLPRPYSLGFRVQGANGLWEVDGNRIHIDGKTKAHEWDAADDWLKKYDHPLWKKYGELADGSGHGGMDFFVMHAFVEAAKLNVAPPMDAYDAAAWSAITPLSEASIENNGAPQDFPDFTRGNWVKRKPYNWINDKY, encoded by the coding sequence ATGGACACTAGAAGAAATTTTATAAAAAAAGCAGCAATAATGGGTACAGGCGTTACATTACTTCCAAGTTTTACTTTTGGAAAAGGGAATGTAAGGAATGCCGATAAATTAAAAATTGGATTTATAGGAGTTGGTTTGCGCGGTACAAATCATTTACAGAATTTATTGCTAAGAGATGATGTTAATATAACGGCCATTTGCGATATAGATCCTAAAAGAACCGATTTAGCCGTAAAACTTATTACAGAAAAAGGATTTAAAAAACCATTGATTTTTGGTAAAGATGATTATGATTATAAAAATCTTTTAGCTTTAGATGATGTGGATGCGGTAGTTATTTCTACCCCTTGGCTGTGGCATACGCGCATGGCAAAAGATACTATGAGGGCTGGTAAATATACTGGTTTAGAAGTTTCTGCAGCAAATACCATGGAAGAGTGTTGGGATCTTGTAAATGTACATGAACAAACTGGCACTCATTTAATGTTACTTGAAAATGTTAATTACCGTCGAGATATTATGGCAGTATTAAATATGGTAAAGCAAAACGTTTTTGGTGAGTTAATTCATTTTCGATGTGGTTATCAGCACGATTTAAGACACGTTAAATTTAATGATGGAAAAACAGCTTACGGTCCAGGTGTGGAATTTGGAGAAAAAGGTATTTCTGAATCGGCATGGAGAACGCAACATTCTGTTTTGCGCAATGCAGATGTTTATCCAACCCATGGCATAGGTCCTATAGCTGCCATGTGCGATATTAATAGAGGTAACAGATTTATGACGTTAACTTCTACAGCAACTAAAGCGGTGGGATTGCATAATTATATTGTTAAACATGGAGGAGAAAATCATCCAAATGCCAAAGTGAAATTTAAGTTAGGAGATGTTATTACATCCACCATAGAAACTACTAATGGCGAATCTATAATAGTGACCCATGATACTAATTTACCAAGACCTTATTCTTTAGGCTTTAGAGTTCAGGGTGCTAATGGGTTATGGGAAGTAGATGGTAACCGAATTCATATTGATGGAAAAACAAAAGCTCATGAATGGGACGCGGCAGATGATTGGTTAAAAAAATATGATCACCCATTATGGAAAAAGTATGGTGAGTTAGCTGATGGATCAGGACACGGAGGGATGGATTTCTTTGTGATGCATGCTTTTGTAGAGGCAGCTAAACTAAATGTTGCTCCTCCAATGGATGCTTATGACGCTGCTGCTTGGAGTGCTATTACACCATTGTCTGAGGCATCAATAGAAAATAATGGAGCGCCTCAAGATTTTCCTGATTTCACAAGAGGAAATTGGGTGAAAAGAAAACCTTATAACTGGATTAACGACAAATATTAG
- a CDS encoding DUF4832 domain-containing protein encodes MKYKFLALLITCIFINCSSDSSSSDDGEGAVLDENITEITYTASNEVISNPERGFMHTWSVVSEGTPLNLVTLQSLVNENVTIILRLYYLEKFKNSDLSTAQLDLIKTDFQNLRAAGVKCILRFAYNSNENDTDAPLNIVESHLDQLKPIFEDNADVISFVQAGFIGSWGEWYYSSNGLDTSENRAAVLTKLLEVLPESIKIQVRTPLYKQTYFNTTTAIGTDVGYGTSDIARVGFHNDCFLASADDYGTYQNVQIEKLYISNEAFFVPTGGETCPPSGVSTASCDTAEAEMTLLKWTYLNLDYYGPVLNVWRNNSCFTDFQRQLGYRLLLKTANLENEVETNGTLNLDIVIDNDGYAPVYNTKNTFLILKSVSDGTIYKKALNFDVRKVIPGINYQLEEAVSLTEIPSGSYKLFLKIEDSHAIIADRPEYAIQLANTSMWDSTEGFNDLQHTLTIN; translated from the coding sequence ATGAAATATAAATTTTTAGCACTTTTAATCACGTGTATTTTCATTAATTGCTCAAGCGATAGTAGCTCATCAGATGATGGTGAAGGAGCTGTTTTAGATGAAAATATAACTGAAATTACATATACGGCATCAAATGAAGTTATTTCAAATCCTGAGCGAGGCTTTATGCATACATGGAGTGTTGTTTCAGAAGGAACACCTCTTAATTTAGTTACTTTGCAAAGTTTAGTAAATGAAAATGTTACAATTATCTTACGCCTTTATTATTTAGAAAAATTTAAAAATTCAGATTTAAGCACGGCACAATTAGATTTAATTAAAACAGATTTTCAAAATTTAAGAGCAGCTGGGGTAAAATGTATTTTACGATTCGCCTATAATAGTAATGAAAATGATACAGATGCCCCTTTGAATATTGTGGAGTCACATTTAGATCAGTTGAAGCCAATTTTTGAAGATAATGCAGATGTTATTTCATTTGTTCAAGCTGGTTTTATAGGCTCATGGGGTGAGTGGTATTATTCATCTAATGGGTTAGACACATCAGAAAATAGAGCAGCTGTATTAACTAAATTATTAGAGGTATTACCTGAAAGCATAAAAATTCAAGTAAGAACACCATTGTACAAGCAAACGTATTTTAATACAACAACAGCTATAGGAACAGATGTTGGTTATGGAACCTCAGATATAGCACGAGTTGGTTTTCACAATGACTGTTTTTTAGCCAGCGCAGATGATTATGGAACTTATCAAAATGTTCAAATTGAAAAATTGTATATAAGCAATGAAGCATTTTTTGTACCTACAGGAGGCGAAACATGTCCGCCAAGTGGTGTTTCTACAGCAAGCTGTGATACTGCTGAGGCAGAAATGACTTTGTTAAAATGGACCTATTTAAATCTAGATTATTATGGACCTGTGCTTAATGTTTGGAGAAATAATAGTTGTTTTACAGATTTTCAAAGACAGTTAGGTTACAGACTTTTATTAAAAACTGCCAATTTAGAAAATGAAGTGGAAACAAATGGAACACTTAATCTAGATATAGTAATCGATAACGATGGCTATGCACCCGTTTATAATACTAAAAATACATTTTTAATTTTAAAATCGGTTAGTGATGGTACCATTTACAAAAAAGCACTAAACTTTGATGTTAGAAAGGTAATTCCAGGTATAAATTATCAATTAGAAGAAGCAGTAAGTCTTACAGAAATTCCTTCTGGAAGCTATAAATTATTTTTGAAAATTGAAGATTCTCATGCTATTATAGCAGATAGGCCAGAATACGCTATACAATTAGCCAATACGAGTATGTGGGACTCAACAGAAGGGTTCAACGATTTACAACACACATTAACAATTAATTAA